The genomic interval tgtATCCTTGTTATGAATTGAttgttcatttttgaattttaaatacttcATAAATTCTTTGCTTCTCAGAAAACCTTCGTCCTGACTCTCGCTTTGTGCGCCTGCCTGGCTGCCGCCGATGTGTCCCACTTACAGCCCAGCACCAGCTACCTTCCGCCTCCTCGTCCGGAGCACGCTGTGTCCATGAGCATCGAGCAACAGGAGCTGCGAGAGCTGCCCGAGCAAGTGGAGTACATGCGTCCAAATGAACAGGGTCAGATGGAGCCCATGCCCAGCAGTCTTCTCACTCCTCCCGCTCCAGTGGATCAGCAGGAAGCCATGCCCTCCTCTCGCTACCTGCCACCTGCACCTGCACCTGCACCTGTTCCCGTTCCAGTTGAGATGACCGTTGAACCCGTGATGATGCCCCAGATGGAAGTGATGGAGAAGGTCCAGCAACAGCCAGAGCTCGCACATCGTTACCTGCCTCCCGCACCAGTTTCTGAGCAGCAGCTGACCTACCAGCAATACCAGGAGCAGATGCAGCAGATCCAGATGCACGATGAGCCCCAGGAACAGCAGCCCCAGCAACCGCAGGAACAGCCGGAACAGGAGGACCAGCAAGCAACGTACGTTCTGGATGTTCAGCAGCCCATGGCTCCATCCGATGTGGAGACCCAAGAGCCTCTGGAACCGGAGCCCGCCCACGAACTCCGTGCCGATGGCTATTACTACAAACAGGCCGAAGAACAGCTTCGTCTGCGGCATTAAGTCACACAAAATTGAGTCACCCAATGACGACATCGACTCACACGACGATGCGTCATCTAATTGTTGTTAAATGTTTACCTTAGTTCTTAAAGAGCATATTAAATTTCGGATTTGAAGAAATGTTTACCATAGTTCTTAAAGAGCAtatttaatttcgaatttgAAGTAAACTATATGCATTAGAAAATCCTGTCGGAATTCTATTGCGTGTGAAGCATTTGTATAATTCCAGTTTCGATCTTCTTAAAAAGagatttcatattttatttatgctttcCATAAATCTTATCCAAACTATTattaaaaagaatttaaagtTCCAGACCCAACGAACACCAAACGATTCTTATCCAAAATCCCGTCAAGCACCTCCCTCTTCACCACCCTCCTCCTCTTCGTTCTCCACGGTGGCTCCTTCGCGCAGCATCTCTACCTTGTGGATGCTGAAGTCAATGTTATAGAATGGCACATTTAGGGTGACCACGACGCAGTAGAGGAGCACCTGCAGATGCCGGGTGCGCAGCATGTAGGAAGCACCTTGCTGCTTGGGGAACAGTGGGTGATCCTTCTCCTGGCAGTCGTACATAAAGTATCCGCCATCGTGGCTGGGGCAGAATCCAATGGCCAATGACCGCTTTCGCACACTCACAATTCCGAACTGATAGTGACTGAAGAAGTAGATAAGGGCCTCGGATAGATTCATTCGATTGAATGTGGGGACCCGGTACAGTTTCCCATAGCACACATGTTCTATGTGCACCACAAAGTTGATGGTGTCCATAGAGCAGTCGATGTTGAGGTTCTCCAGTGAGAATTCGTAGTCCTCCTTACTGATCTGATCAATGCTCTCCTTGAAGTAGGTGCTTCCGCTGACCACAATGGTGTCCAGGAGATGTGGACTCCAGTCCATCAACCGGTAGACGCTGGCCGCACAGCAGGCCATCACATAGCAGCCCAGATACTGACGACCCCTAACGTCGTCCTCGAAGACAGGAGCCTCTGGATGGAGATTGCCCCATAGGGACCATAGACGACCCTCGATCTCGATGTCGAACTTCTTAATCTTGCTGATAGGCAGGTTGCGATACTTGCCCGCCGTATTCCTTCGATTCAATCTGCTCCACACGGGCAGGCAATTCTCCAGTTCCAGCCATCCAAGCGATTCATTGGTGGCACAGATCTCGTATTCCGGTCTACCATACTGCTTGTTTGTACATGTCATTGGGATCGAGAGATCCGTGAGCAGCTGAAGTATTCTGGCATTGGGAGCAGCCTTCTTGTGGGAAAGGACATCAACCACAAAGAACTTGTACTGGTTCTTCTCCTTCCAGTTCTTCACGGCACTTCGTTCGTCGATGTACTTGAGCAGCGAATCAACATCATAGAGGAGAACCCAGGAGGCAGTGTTTCTTTCGGGCCACCTCTTAGGTCCCTTGGGGCATCGCTTCTTCTTTTTGCCGCCCTCCTCATCGCCTTCGTCCTCTTGTTCCTCATCCTGTCCAGGCTTCTCCATACTGCCATAGGGATCAAAGACGTGGAAGAACTCGTCGTGGTAGATGGCGTAACTTCCATTCGGCGTGAAGATAATCATATATTTACGCAGGTTCAACAGCTTGCCGAACTTCTTCTTGAAGATCATAAGGCCCACTTCCGGAGTATCCGGTTTCTTCACCGGGCTAGGGGTCCACATGCCAGCCGGCTCAAAGCAACGGATCCAGATGTCAAACTCGTAATCATCAATGGTAACGTGGCGGACAACCCGTTCGAATACTGATTCCAATTCGCAGACACCCTTGGAAATGGTCTTGGCATTATTGATTACCCTATCGATGCGGTAGGAGTTCCATTGGTTCAAGGGACGCAAGGAGCAACTGATGATGGCCAGAGCGGAGGCGAAGTAGCACGGCTTGATGGTCTTGAATGAACCCTCGTCGCGTCCCTCGAGTGCCAGGCTGCCCTGGATCTTAAAGTTGCAGTCCTTCTCGCGCATTCTGTAGCCAAACATTATGGGACGCGGCTTGTATGCCCGACGAAGTTCCTTGGGTAACTTCTTGCCTGGCCGGTGCTTCAGTtccacctcctcctcgccTTCGCCTTCCTCTTCGCCCTCTCCATCACCCATTatgtcctcctcctcgtcgccCTCCTCGCCTTCGCCCTCGTCGATGCCAATGTCCCTGTACTCGGCTGAAAGGTAACACAAATATGGAACATTAGTAataaattccttttaaacAAGGATCTGCAAAAAACATAGCACActattttgtataaatagtGGCACTTACGTTTCTTTCCAGCCTTGCGGTCCATGTGCTCCTGTTTGGCCTTGAGGAACATCTGTATACGCTCGTTCTCCTTTTGTAGCTCCTCGTCGATGTAGCGCATCTTCTCCAGTCTTTGCTCGCGCAGTTTCTTCTGCCTAGCCGTCTCCTGCTTCACTTCCTTATCATCATCCTCCTTTCTCCAAGGTCTAAAGCGTCCATGAAGATTATTATCTACCATTTCGATACATGCCACAATGAAGTTCATAACCGAACAACCCTGGGGATTGCAGCCGAATTCAATGCGCTTGATCAATGCATCTAGTTCCACAAATCGAAGGAGACAAGCTGGACCGGATCCACCCTTTCTATAGCCAATTACGCTGCAGGGGAACCCAATGAACATGTAGACAAAGTTGTAACGCTTAAAGATTACACAGGAAAAACGTGGACAAACGAGGAGCAGCCTATTATTGTCCACCAGTAGATCCACAAGTACCTGGCGAAGGGGAACCATAACCGAGGACTTAACCACTTTCTTCACCTCCAAACTGAAGTTGCTCTCGCCGATGGAAATATCCGGTAGTTTCTTGGCCAATAGGCAGCCCAATATGGATTCGTAGTTCTGGTAATCATCTCCAAAGCTGTTTGCAGATTCCAAGCTAAACTCAATTAGTTCAGAATTCCAGGTGGACAGCTTGTACTTCGCTGAGACAGCCATGGCTACCAAGCCAGCCAGGAGACCTCCCAGCTTAGCCATCTCCTCGTCCAACTGGGGCAGTTGAGTGGTTCCCACGATGATCCAGGAGCCATCTGGCAACGCCTTGAAGTTGCTCTTGAgagccacctcctcctccaccgtGAGCACTCTCTTCaggtcctcctcctcctcctggccAAGCTCATAGCCCCGCTTGATCTTTAGACGCAGAGCCCTGAGATTCTCTTGATCCGTACGCAGGAGGACCTTTTGGGCAGGCTTATAGAGACGTGGTCTCTTGGGTTGTGGTTCTGGCAGTTCCTTAATAATACTATTGATGATCATATTGATCAGCTCCTCCACCATTTCCTTTTCATCGACTGTGGGGAAGCGATCCTCCTCCGGTATACTCTCAATACTCTTTTTCTGTTTAAGCTCTGGCATCGGTGGTTCATCCGTGAATGTGGGCAGACCCATTTGTAATCCCGGAAACCTGTTTGTCTGCGGGGTCATCACCTGCAGCGGTCGGATGCATCCAGTCCGAATGCCATGGATAAAGAACTTACCACCCCTTCGCATCTTGAGGGCATTCATATAGATCACACGGACAAAGGAATCGAAGGTAGCGTGCAATTGCAGCACGGCCAATCCCTTGATGCTATAGTCATCGGGATCCACCACCAGACCAGTTCGATTCCGCCGGAAGGGATCAAAGACATAGAAGAACTCCCTGTCTCGCCATACAGCCATCACTGAATTATCGATCTGAAGCAGGGCAGATGGCCACTGGGGCATGTTGAACAACTGGTGCAGTGCCATCGTCAGCTGGGATTCCAAATAGTTCCTGCAATCCGCCACATGACCATTGATCATGAAGGGATGCTTTCGAACGGTGGCCTTAAATGCACCCATGAGGAACATTTCTGGCAAATCCACCACATTCAAGTGGGGCTTCTTGTTCTTCCAGCGTTTGCCGTCCAGGCGGAACTTCTTCCGTAGGGTTTTGTAGTAGGCCACACCATACCTTATGATGTCATCCACGGTGCCCGGTTTCCAAAGTTTGGCCAGCTCAAATTCCGAGTAAATCAGAGCTATTAATGACACCACCAGCGATGCGTTCTTCTCATTTCCGGAGATTGGTTGGTGAATGCCCCCTGTGGCCGCAGTTTTTACCGCAAAGTTCTCATTGACTGGCGCCCAAAGTTTGTGGTACTCCTCGTTTTCCGCCGAATCAATAGGCAACTCCTTAAGTTTTCCATACTGAGTCAGTGATATCTCAAAGATATTAAATTCATCCTGTGGCTGCAGATCGCTGAACTTGGTGATCAAATGCACCAAGTGCTCCGTATAACGAGTGGCCATCAGTGAGCACTTCCCCTCCTCGAAATTCCGTTCGCAGTTTTCATCCCGTCCATTGGGATCAAAGATATAGTACGAGTTTAAGCACCGCTTCCAGATCAACAGGAAAAGATCCCGGGACGTAAATATGCAGGCATTGTATTTCGAGAAGAATAGCGAAAGTGCTTTGTACATATTTGGTTCGTTTTTCAAAAGTCCTGAAAAGTGTATTTTAATCTCAACGGCGGCATCTCTTTCCGCCACCTGTTGGATAATATCGAAATCATTCACCTCCGACTTGTAGTTCAGGTCGGCGCTCTTTTTGGTCAACTTCACTCCGCGCTTTAGGATCCCATCCATAGTAGATCCCGTCCAGAAATCGGGATTCAAACGAAAGGTCTCTACGAAAGCGACTATAATGGCACCGATTTCACTAGGCCGATAATAGTACCTGGATTTAATGGGAGGGagatattatattattttttggccGTTATTGGTATTCTAAGTTTTACTAGCAAAGAAATATTGTTATGGTTTGGATTACTTACTGCAAACGGTTAGGCTCCTTCTTTGGTTCAGGATAGATGTTCCGATTCCCAAACACAATCTCAGCAGTAAACGTCTTCTCCAGCTGTTGAGGTATGTTATAGAGCGTAAGTTCCCCGTCGTTTTCTGCAAATTTTGGATAAGCCTAAATAGGAATGCAAAAATCTCGGAAAAAATAATCCACCCGCTAACTACACACCATATTTGGGCAGGGAGGCGGAAATAAATTCCTGATCCATCTGTTCCTCTCTCTTCTGGTAGCCGACATTCCAGGTCCACAAGTCCTGAGGACTGCAGCCCTCAATGATGTCGTAGGTCTTGAGGTTTTCTCCTTCCAAGCCTTCTTGCAGGACTCGCGGATTGTAAGATGGAAAGGGGAGCTCCTCCAAGGGTCCAACTTCAGTTTCGTTTAGGTATATGCGGCTCTTGGGACGCTTTAGCTCCAACTGCGCAGGGagtataattataattttattattatatatattataattatataattatttatttaaggtTATATAAGTAATTCCATAGCCCATTACTTAGAAATTAGCCATGAGGATTATATGTGCACTTATATctaatatgtaaataaaatggttAGCCGTCACGTAAGTCTCAGTGCCTACATTTggaataaatttgtattaaagaACTGAAGTGAGCATAAGCTTAAGCTATCATTTGctgaaaatatacatataccaaCAGAAGGAGGACATAGCTGAACCCAAATATAGTAAGGATATGTCCAGccaattgaaaaattgaacTAATAGTCAGTGAATTAATAGTCTTGTCTGGCCATGGGTTGGGTAACATATGGCCAGTTATCAGCGCTTGGCTCTGTGCAAGCTCTGTGCTTTCACTCGGCGACTCGGTTTTCCTGGCCATGGCCATAAGCTTTTAATGCGGCTGAAAATAGCACGCATACGCCACCGATGCCCGACACCCCGTTGGTCTTtgtcttggtcttggtctggGTATGGCTTTTCTGTATGGTGTTGTATGGCAAGGTAGTTTACGGTATTTACGGGAGGCCTGTTTTTTCTCCTCCGCTGTTTTTTGCGCTCATCAAGAAGTTAGTTAGCAGCATAAGGTAAGCACGAAATGCCAACTAGACTGACTATAACGACATGATGTCGCCGCGCTATATGCGGTATACGATGGCATGTGCTATATGTGTATGGGCCCGCAGTGCGTCCGTGTTGGTGAGTGTGCCTCTATGGCTGGCTGGCCACGATGACGGCCACCAAACAACAGAGGCGTCCCATGCACAGAGCAGTAAACAACGAACAGCGCTTAGTGCCACATCACGGAATCTTATCGCTCTCGTTCGTTCGGTCgaccaaaagccaaaaacccaACCAGGCCAAAAAACCGACTAGCCCGAGACCAGAAACCCGGACCCCGAGCAAATACGAAGCTGTCTCGGCTGCAGAACAAACAAGTCATCTAGTAAGTAGCgtgctgcagcaacaacagaaactACAGGCATCGAAATCGACGACCAGGTGAACCAGGTGAGCGGCGCAGTATCGCACTGTTATAGCATACGACCACGTCAATACCAATACTAACACCAATACCAAGGCGCAGTTGCCAACAGTACAAGTCGGTTACAATTCCAACAACGCAACCCTCTTTCCATGGGCGAGCTTGCTGGCAAAATGCCAAACTAGGTGGGGTTACGATGGGGCTCGGTATGTTCCGGGTACTCCACGCACCTGGCACAAGATCATTCGCCAAAGAAGTGTGCTGGGATGTCCACTTAATTACAGCGTCTTGTTCTTAAAATAAAGAACAGTATTCTGAGAAGATAAGTGATTACACTATATTAATTgatgaaataatattttgtattagttCCAAAGGACATATTCTTGTTGAGTTACCTAATAGCTTATGTAAAAATAACCCCACCACGAATattcttaaaatataattagaaGCCTATGAAATATAAGATCATAACCATGTGTGgttattaatttcattaaaagaCCACATTCGAAGAAAGAGAAATAGGAATTGGCTATAGAAACTGCTGAAGTAATCCACTTTTCTGCAGCTCTTTCCATCGAAGATGCTGAGGCTGCAAAAACAACCTTGGAGATGGCTTTAAACTCATATTACATTTGGTATTTGCAAGGTGCAGCCAATGTTTTTAGTTAACAGCGGTCTGGCGaataagaaaaaaagagaTTGTCTGTAAATACAGAGGCATTGGATATATGGTCCTTTAAAAAGGGTAAACTTCAGTATTAGGATCCCGAGTTAGGACCTTCCTTTTCCATAGTTAGTAGAACGCAACCAAAAAGAATTCCGAAACAGGATTGGTATAATTCCAGTACTTAAAACATACCGTGGTATGCAGTAAACTATACTTTAGTCAATTAGGACAAAAAGAACCGTATAGCCCGAACAGTTAAGAAATTTCCTTTTGTCCAGGTGTAACA from Drosophila yakuba strain Tai18E2 chromosome 3L, Prin_Dyak_Tai18E2_2.1, whole genome shotgun sequence carries:
- the LOC6534660 gene encoding uncharacterized protein LOC6534660, coding for MLKKFVEVNAECAPSNNPYEIRTFLGNETSPEWKAENCPPRERVCKKKPPNSTISQVLTIEDELRRIHQKAEESRFIRPYKKKCALYDEYTMCIIPQRTPAELKTHAEMRERLLAARKDFGLVEHDARVDRTCPKDLVVLNSPMDMGEEEQQAEEGEEEEEGEVKPQLATPECSSDMIIIPDKRMLELKRPKSRIYLNETEVGPLEELPFPSYNPRVLQEGLEGENLKTYDIIEGCSPQDLWTWNVGYQKREEQMDQEFISASLPKYENDGELTLYNIPQQLEKTFTAEIVFGNRNIYPEPKKEPNRLQYYYRPSEIGAIIVAFVETFRLNPDFWTGSTMDGILKRGVKLTKKSADLNYKSEVNDFDIIQQVAERDAAVEIKIHFSGLLKNEPNMYKALSLFFSKYNACIFTSRDLFLLIWKRCLNSYYIFDPNGRDENCERNFEEGKCSLMATRYTEHLVHLITKFSDLQPQDEFNIFEISLTQYGKLKELPIDSAENEEYHKLWAPVNENFAVKTAATGGIHQPISGNEKNASLVVSLIALIYSEFELAKLWKPGTVDDIIRYGVAYYKTLRKKFRLDGKRWKNKKPHLNVVDLPEMFLMGAFKATVRKHPFMINGHVADCRNYLESQLTMALHQLFNMPQWPSALLQIDNSVMAVWRDREFFYVFDPFRRNRTGLVVDPDDYSIKGLAVLQLHATFDSFVRVIYMNALKMRRGGKFFIHGIRTGCIRPLQVMTPQTNRFPGLQMGLPTFTDEPPMPELKQKKSIESIPEEDRFPTVDEKEMVEELINMIINSIIKELPEPQPKRPRLYKPAQKVLLRTDQENLRALRLKIKRGYELGQEEEEDLKRVLTVEEEVALKSNFKALPDGSWIIVGTTQLPQLDEEMAKLGGLLAGLVAMAVSAKYKLSTWNSELIEFSLESANSFGDDYQNYESILGCLLAKKLPDISIGESNFSLEVKKVVKSSVMVPLRQVLVDLLVDNNRLLLVCPRFSCVIFKRYNFVYMFIGFPCSVIGYRKGGSGPACLLRFVELDALIKRIEFGCNPQGCSVMNFIVACIEMVDNNLHGRFRPWRKEDDDKEVKQETARQKKLREQRLEKMRYIDEELQKENERIQMFLKAKQEHMDRKAGKKPEYRDIGIDEGEGEEGDEEEDIMGDGEGEEEGEGEEEVELKHRPGKKLPKELRRAYKPRPIMFGYRMREKDCNFKIQGSLALEGRDEGSFKTIKPCYFASALAIISCSLRPLNQWNSYRIDRVINNAKTISKGVCELESVFERVVRHVTIDDYEFDIWIRCFEPAGMWTPSPVKKPDTPEVGLMIFKKKFGKLLNLRKYMIIFTPNGSYAIYHDEFFHVFDPYGSMEKPGQDEEQEDEGDEEGGKKKKRCPKGPKRWPERNTASWVLLYDVDSLLKYIDERSAVKNWKEKNQYKFFVVDVLSHKKAAPNARILQLLTDLSIPMTCTNKQYGRPEYEICATNESLGWLELENCLPVWSRLNRRNTAGKYRNLPISKIKKFDIEIEGRLWSLWGNLHPEAPVFEDDVRGRQYLGCYVMACCAASVYRLMDWSPHLLDTIVVSGSTYFKESIDQISKEDYEFSLENLNIDCSMDTINFVVHIEHVCYGKLYRVPTFNRMNLSEALIYFFSHYQFGIVSVRKRSLAIGFCPSHDGGYFMYDCQEKDHPLFPKQQGASYMLRTRHLQVLLYCVVVTLNVPFYNIDFSIHKVEMLREGATVENEEEEGGEEGGA
- the LOC6534659 gene encoding activating signal cointegrator 1 complex subunit 2 homolog; translation: MKTFVLTLALCACLAAADVSHLQPSTSYLPPPRPEHAVSMSIEQQELRELPEQVEYMRPNEQGQMEPMPSSLLTPPAPVDQQEAMPSSRYLPPAPAPAPVPVPVEMTVEPVMMPQMEVMEKVQQQPELAHRYLPPAPVSEQQLTYQQYQEQMQQIQMHDEPQEQQPQQPQEQPEQEDQQATYVLDVQQPMAPSDVETQEPLEPEPAHELRADGYYYKQAEEQLRLRH